TGTATTTGGCCTTGACAGGTGAGAGAAAActgagaattaaaaaataaaaacactgttggAGGAATTTTTGCcctaaaacatttttcttttatttttctcctaCTTAAATTCTGCTCTTGTTCTTATAAAATGTGTGCATTTCTTCTTTCAGTActgaccatttttgtcttttctttccaGGCTAGATTTCTGAAAGCAGGTCATGATTCACCATTTTGTAATAATGATAACACATGAGAGTTCACTGACACTTAGAATGTGATtggtttattcattttttgaaaacaaaccaTAATAAACAATCTCATGTCATAAAATCTAgtaatttttcttttactgttgcAGGTTACCATTCGTCTTTAGTCATTAATTTAACCTTGAAATGGTTGCAAACTTTTGCTTAACTGATTAAATCAGCTGTATCTCTCTTCCTTACAGGTGTAATCTGCAGGACAGCTTCCTAAACAGGGTGGGCATGCTCCTGGTTCAGTTCTGCATCATTATATCCATCAGTAATATTTTGTTTTCGGGAGGACACACAACATCTCAAACAGGAGGTTGGCACCTGTCAGTGCAGTGTTCCCtgttgaggaaaaaaacaaaaaaaagatgatgaCTATATTGAAAACTCTAAACTAATATTACTGAAATAAGGTGTAAAAACTACCTGTGGTGTCATAGGGTGGGGACACCTCCACAAGATCACATCCAACAAGGTTTAGACCACGGCAGCCTCGGATAATCTCGACCCCCTGAATCCAACCATGAGAAAATTAATATATCAGGAAGAAGGGAGagaaaaagttataaaaagacAAAGTTTGTTTCCAAGTTAAACTTGTGGAAGCTCATTCTGAAAGATTAAAGCCTGCTTCACTGTTTACCTGTATGGGAGTAAGGCCTGCTATCTCTGGTGTGCCCGTTCCAGGGGCAAATCCAGGGTCAAGAGCATCGATGTCGAAACTGAGATAAACTGGGCCGCTGCCCATCtgagtcctgacctcagccaTGAGAGGAGCCAGAGATTTGAACCAGCACTCCTCCACTTGTACCACACGGAAACCCTGAACAAAAATACCCAAAATTAAGAAAGTTAATGGGACAATATCTCAGACTCTCAAacaaaaactaatattttaaaaatgtcactgaCTAAACAATGTATCTCATCAGTTCAAACACTTTGTCCAGTCTTAATTAATTCTGCTATTAATTTGCTTTTTtgtggctttgttttttaaatctattttgtattgtttttatctgtatGTTCTTAATGTTTCTTATTCcctggttttgtttttctaaagcAACTTGAATCTCCTTATGCATTGATggtgctttttaaataaatctgctcTACCTTATGAATTGAGAGAACAAtaataaattacacaaaaatctTTGCATGTATTTGCTTAAGTCCTTCATTCATCTTTTATCACCATCTTTCAGTCATATCATTCACCTAACCTACAGTCAATGCTGCACATGATGACAAGCTCTTTTTTGTGGCATTAtcgacagaaaaaaaatctttttttttcttagaaataatGATGCTTGTAATATTGCAGTAATATTACCTGTGCCCGGCTCCATTCATATGAATCAGGAGAGTATCCTGTACCCCGCAGGCCGATCTGGACCACTCTCTTACAGTCGAGCAGTCCCTCCTCAACACAACGTCTGAATGGAGTCCCGTGTCCGATCTTCTCCCCCAAGACCACATCACTGGTGTCTGCATGAGCGTCCACATGGATCAGACCCACCGGGCCGTGCCTGATAAGTTATGACACACGAAAAAGGTGCAAGTTCACAGAAATTTTGAGCATGAAGTTAAtctttagttttcttttcttagATTTGAAAATTTGTCCAAACTCTTAcactttttgttaaatattgaaGGGTAAACATACGTCTTATCAACATCCTACAGTCTGGTTAATATGCTTAAAAGTTCATCCTGCAGCAGAATAATACAGTTAATATGTAACAACACAATAATAATGTTAGATATTCAAGGTTtgaaatcaacaacaaaaaaattttttttcaactgaaaagtaaaaaataaatgaatgattaCAGATATGCCCTTTTTTAACatccaaaaatgacaaattgaattaaaaaacagtTCTTAGATCCTCTTTATTATTCATGACGGGGATTTCCTGCATATTTCGAGTTTTTTAattgttggttaaaaaaagggtcTCCAGATTCCTCTCTGAGCATCAAAAACTTTTAACAGGTACTTTTGGGCTTGTGAGAATGTGGgggaattattattgttttttttagttttagaaatTTGGGTGGCAAATTCCCTTCAACATTTTGCTGGTTTTCAAGGAATTTTTAGGGACTTTTGATGTTTGGGGGAAATTTTCCATGGAATTTAGGAAGAATTTATCTGTAATTTTTTGGGTAATTTCACTATAAACTTTAAgtaaaatttgctttaaaatttgggGCAATTTGCCTGAAAATGGTCAGGAATTCTAAtgaaatttttggtgaaaatttCATGCTTATCTTTAAGCTTTTTCCAGAAAGATTTCCTGAAATGCTAGGGGAACATTTCAGGACATTTTGGGGCCCTTTTAAAGGGATCTTTGGGATTTTACTTAGAGctgatgttaaaatgtttacattttttgtatttttcattagaattttatttcttaagttttgggaatttgatttgaaatctGGAAATCTTTTCCtgaattttcattgaattttcaGGGACTTAATTGGATCTTTGGGGGAATCTTTTTTAGGAAACTGTCAGTGGAATTTAGGTggactttttttggaattagaaatgttaagtgaaatttgctttaaaatttgggGCGGTTTGCTGGAAATCTTTTCAGGAATTTTTGTGGAATTTTggagaaaatgtaatttttatctttaggctttttacagaaatgtttactGAAAAGCTTGGGGAGTATTTGAAGATATTTTGGTGTATTTTGGAAGAGAATTTCATTGAAGTTTCTGGTAATGTCGTGaaaatttttgaccatttaggggaatttttttatgatttggaACTCTGATCATTTTAAAGGGAGTTTTCAAAGACCAAGaacttttaatgaaaattttaCTTCATGCCAGGCCTTACTGACTGAAAGGCAGGGCTGAGGTTTTctacttatcaggtcctactgatcctAAATAAGtgagaaaaactaaaatgcattacAAACAAACGTTTGGggttaagggaaaaaaataacttgatctaaatatattatatttatttattagtttatttgacatgggccatgcaaaacaaaactgtcaagCCAGAGTTAGCTATAACGCTAATTTTCATCTGTGGTCCCTGGGCATTTTTGCACAGTAACAGCAGAAGGGCCTCTTACTTCTCAGCAACAGCCTGCAGGATTGGATATGCAATAGTGTGATCACCACCTGCAAATAGATTCCAAAAAAAATTCCACAACTATCTTTGTTATACAcactaaagatttaaataaataaataaataaaacataaagtatttctccttttttaccCATGGTGAGAGGGATACATCCAGTGGCCAGGATCTTCCTGTAGGCCTCTCTGATGCGTTTACAGGTGTCTTTCAGGTCGTAAACATTCACATTGACGTCCCCGATGTCTGCCACCATGACAGACTCGTACGGTGCTGCTCTGGTGCCGCTGTTATACGCTCTCAGCAATGCAGACTCGGTTCTGATCTGCCTGGGGCCAAACCTGCAGAcacaaaaaatagaattttaatCCAGTAGTTATACTGCAAAGGGGTCAAATTAAcaccaaaatacatttatttttggtcagttttaagGTACCTGAATTCCACAAACATAATTCTGTGCTGCAACTTGTTAATACACAACACTTCTCAGGGATATGCTGTAATTTATACGCCACTAAATTCATCCACAATAAAGTTGCTTTAAAAGACTTTACTTACAAAACCCATAAAAAGTCTATACAAATGAAGGATTGTTTGAGAATAAACATATGTATTAGTtgtttaaactgtatttttgtatttcttgttGATTTTATGGATTTCAAAGACGTGTCTACATGACTTGGACAAGGACTACAAGCCATCGGTCTTATAAAGTTGTTCTATAAAccacaagtgttgctggagctcTTTGTTTCCTTCCAGATGTTACTCATCCTCCATGCACTTTGGTTAGTGAAGGTGTGCCAGAAATACCGACTTCAGCTCTCATCTACAAACAGGTTTTAAAGTTGGCTAAAGCCAGTGGCCTATTGCAGGGCATATTAAGTATATACACGTACTTTTTAGTCACTATATCTTTTTCTAAATCCTTTTGCACGTCATTCAGTCATATACTGTATTCTGTTCTAGGATGGAGAAGAAGCTTGCCTTACTCTGCCTCTAACTGGCTAGTCCTTGTTCTTGCCTTCACTGGTTGGTTGATGCAACTGAAGCTGGTGGCACCACTTTCTATCAGTCTGCCTCCATTATAATTTTACAGTAAACTTTACTACCTGAAATCAGGCAAGAGAAGTTTAGTGTCAgtgcacaaaaacaaatataaagagTCATCTATGACACAAGATGGGTCACTAAAATATGTGGGGCATGACTTAAGCATATACCCACTTCTGCAGGCACAGCTACACCACTGGCTGAAACTATAAATGCTGCGTTGTAAGGCAGACTTTGAACAAGTGAGTGAGATCATAAACTCATAGTGACTTCAGTCTACTGAGGTAATGAAGCAAGTGGGAAATGGGTCAATGATTGCTGGACTTCACTTATGACCTATTTGCAAAGCTGCAGGGTTGCCCCCTGCTGGTTATTTGGAAGAATGCAGGTTTTATGATCTTTGCCCAAGGCCTTCATTAATTTCAgatagtgatgggaattttggctcttttcagggatccagatcatttggttcGGCACAGGgagaagagccggctctttcggctcccaaacagctcctCATTCAGGTACCAGTTAtgttcatttgacctgccagatTTAGCAATATCATGACatttgattgatatttgtgctagtattttactccaactgtGCTAAATTTTTTGatctgatgaaaatatcatgctATTATTTTTGTACATATCCCCCCCAAAACATCTTGCAGGTcaaatgaaatctgctcacCAGCTGGGCTGTTTGACACACTTGATATAAAATATTCATGTTAAACCATCAAGCTTGTGTCCCTAATGCCAGATGCCTATGGAAGTGTGTGTGCAAAAGATCATTCCTAAAAATCACataataaacaaacaacataCGAATAAATAGTAAAAGTAATAGTTATAATGATTTAAAACGGCTGTCAAATGGGATCCGGCTTTTCTCGTTCACATGAAAGAGTTGGCTTTTTGAACCGGCTCGTTCACAAAAGACCTACCACTAATTTCagtctctctcttattttgagAGGGAAAATAGAATAGCTTTTTGCAGTGCAAGCAGGCATATATGCTTATTTTGTCCTATATGAAATATTAAATTGAGCTCATTGCATTTTTAGagtaaataatatattttttaaaagcttcaaCTGCAGATTCAATGAGCTTATATCCCTCTGAACTTATTTCGCTGTCTCCTGTTCATCGCCTGTCTTTACTATACAAATCAATAGCAAGTGTAAGTAACATATGATAATGAGTAATCAGTTAAATATAAACTAGTTAAACACTTAACAGGAAGTGCAGTCTGATTCTAATTTTAAAATACCATGTAAGGAGAGGATTCGCTCTATAAATAAACTATATTGCACATTTATCGGTTCTAACAAATAGTACAAATACTTCCAGTGTCCAACTAATCAaatatggaagtttaatctgattttattttgaaaggtttgtGTTCTTTTCAGCCATGACGGTGGTAGATTTACCAGGGagttaatctgattttatttttagaagttTTAGCACTTGTGTCCGatgtctgtgagagtggccatcagaaataaatggtctgcagccagactggcTTGCTTATTTTTTACAAGGTCACTTATTTAACAGGGCATTGGTTTCAAGAATGAGTGCATGCTTGAAGATGTTTCTGTACTTATTTCAACTGTGTTGTTTTGTCCcttcttttatttaattgtgCACATCATACCTCTGAAAGATACCTTGGTCTTGGTGATTTTTTcttactgaaatcaaaaatatattgaaatatgaatacataaataaatacagttaatAGTACACATATTTTGTACTTTTCCcctaaataaacaaaatggcaatAAATTCCCCCTAGCCTCGAAAGAAAGCTACCAAAATTCTTTTATTCCTACGGCCATAAACATCTCAAATAAACAATAAGCATACCAGGAAAATGTGTACAAAAAGTACTTAAATGTATTATTCAATACTgtctaatttttttcttctgttttaaccatctttactctgtttttagaaatgtactgtttttatataatttatttGGATTGTGTGTTGCACACCTAAGACAATTTTCTTTCATAACAGACAATAGTTTTCTGAATCTGAATTCATCAGCAAAACAGATCTTATAAGACACAATGGTATGATTTGCTGTAGAGCAGGGCACCGACCTAAAACTTCCGTAAATACtaatttaattttctaaaaCATCTTCTATGTAGTTTCTACCACTATTGTAAAATTAACGCTTGgaaatcttaaatattttttaaatgtttgactgGCTAATGATAAATTTAAAGCTCCCACGTAaaccttttcagatttttgcgaATTGGCGCCCCCCTTGGACTGAGAAAATTAActtagcacctttaaaaacataggCTAAGCACTTCAATAAAGTGATAGAATATCTTAATGTTTGCATACCTTGTCCTGTGCATGTTTCTCTCTTTCAACAGTTAAAACCACGGTCTTTTAAATTCTACTTCCGACACCTACCATGTGCAGCAATTCTACGTAATAAAACCACTGTACAGCAAGAGTAATTCCAACTGTCCCTAAATGTACAGAGAAGTCCGTTACATTGAAAaccctcacaggagctttaaaatacactttataaCCTTTGAAATCTTCAGTTGAAGTGCTGTCTATTCCTGCTACAAGTTTCAGTGTGGCCTAATTTCAATACTGACTCTACTACTGTAAACATGCACATTTATAAAGCTTTTAGAGGAAAATGCACCACCTTGCTCCAGGTCTGTTGGAGGTCCCGGTGTCTATAGGGACGCCGATAAACGCCGCATCGAGCCCGTCTGCTGTCTCCTGGTAGGGTAACTTGGCCATGGTGGGGATCCCCGACACCCTCGCAACAAACTCGGCGCTCGGAGGAACATTGAAGCGGCTCCCTGAACACTCTCGGGTAAGACTTCTGCACAAACTTCGACTATCGCTGCACAAAATTAAAGCTTTCCCTGTACCAGGAGAGAAAATGTCTGCTTTCGTTCCTCTGAAAGACGAAGGAGTGACAGTGCGAGTTAAATTAATGTTCCTGAACAGTGCAAACATGTTCGCTGGTAGTTTGACATGGAGCTGCTGACCAGCCACTGACACGATCCCCTACTGATACTTCAGGTAGAGCAGTCATGGTTGTAACTTTCAACGTTTcacagaggagagggaaaagGGGTATATTTGATTAATATTTGATACTTAATATTCAATATCCCATTTCTGATAATCAAAGACATTTCCAGCGAAATCACGTCACTCTTTAGGTAGGGAGTAGACcaatattttccacttttattcatTGTCCGTGACTGTGATTTAGAAAAGTACAACACTACTCTGACCATGAAGGCAGCATAGGTCCATAAAACAGCAGGTGGGAGGGACAGGAAAAAATActacagaagagaaaaaagtatataaaattaagttataatgcaagatttttttttttacgtacaataatgtcaaaaaatatttgcccttttcccatttttttatatttctgatcttcaaacaaattttaattttaaagataaTCTGAGTTAATACGAGATGTAGTTTTTCGATGATGATATCATTTAtcgaaaaaaaaattctcttcTTTACTtctcttttactttttcttttctttttttttgctcttctaaTCTTTACTTTTTGGATGGTCTATGGCGCTgttgttttgggggtcacaaGCTAAAAAGTTTGGGACCCACTGTTTtaatccattcagaggtggacttgctggtatgttttagCTCACTGTCCTGTGTgaaacccaagtgtgcttgaggtcatgaactgatgtctggaggattttctggtagagaccAGGTTCCATCCATTATGGCAAGTGGTCTCGGTCctggagcagcaaagcagccccagacaaTCGCACTACCACCACTatatttgactgttggtatCGGGGCATAGCCAGGGATTTTAGCTTCCAGAAAGAATATCACACAAGGCCCCCCTTCAGCAacaaatgtgtaatttttacaaaaaaattatgcatttaaatgtatgttttaacCACAATTTCCCTGTTTATgaggaatatttttaatatggttaaattaaattcacttacattattttacagaGCTGCACCACACCATCTGGACGTTTTTAAGGGAGGaggcccccccacccccccagtagtgtattttactctatttgatacaaatttcagtctgttgactgattcatttagacacttttgattcaataatgacactaattatccatccattttctatactgcttatcctgttggggatTTTATTgagacagtggttctcagtgttggggttgggaccctaTTGGGGGCCGTGAGACACTTACAGGGGGatcgccagatgccttaaaaaactaaatatttttgaaatgtttctttccTGCCCAGTCTTGTCACtagtatttgccacttttcatcaattccTACAGCGTTTGgatccattttttcctctttttcacacagttttaccactttgcaccaattttaccaattttagcacatttttgccactcttaaccaaaTGTTGTCAATTTTAAAACCTTCTCACcgtatttttctgcttttttgccagTTGTAAACAATTCTGGCTATTTTCCACCAATTCTTGCCTCTGGTGACCCATTATTTCCACtattaactcctttttacctgtttttgcacccatttctgcccattttaaccacacttCACTATTggtaatgcccatttttgcaagtttaaaacactttctcacttttaaaatcccatttcagcaaattttcaacagatttttgccacttttgacctatttctgccacttcttaatCCTATAACCATTTTTTGTGcccgatttttgccacttcaaccctgttttgcaattttttgcaaatcatttttaacacttctaACCggtttctgctacttttacaccccatttcaccacctaatccaccacttttttcatcatttttacccattttgattggatttacatttttaagatggcaccaaaaagatatttgttgctttattATTCAGATTCAGTGTAAaacatggatatcacagcttaactttacatgatcatggttttgctgaccccATGGGCCCCCAGCTTGGCTGGGCTCCAGGAAGCTCTCCCTTTCATCCCCCCCTTTATgagcggccttgtctgcacgtGACTATTCTTCAGTATGCATGACTGTCCAACCACCTACAGGTAcggtgggggtccccggtctctggcaccttcatttaaggggtcgcaggctgaaaaggttgagaacccctgctttaagaAATGCTGGTTTTATGTAACGGCATGCTCACGTTCTAGAAAGTTCAACTGTTGTGACAGAATATTTCTTGGGGATCATTAAGATGTTTTGGCAAATATGAGACGAACCTTTCAGGAAAGATGCGCTTGACTGTAGCCAAGCCTTTAGGGCTTCCGTACTTAGTGACGTTATGCacgtacattttattttctttgtgtcccacaaaagtttatttttatatccaAGAGCTTAATTCGTTTTCCTATTATCGCTTACTGTATTCTatttaattattaaattaatttatttaattaataCGCTGTAATTTGCATTATGTATCTGCATTCTTACACGTTATAATTGATGTCGTAGGCTATTATATAAAAGTATCTGTCATGGATGTGAAACAGTTACTCTGTGCTGCAgaagggggggtgggggtgcagtattttttgattttgtgaGTACTGCACTTGTCGCCCTGTAGAGGCAGACTGTGATACTCCATCAAATCCGCTTCAGACGGCGCTCACCTCAGACCAGGACACATCACACCCGAGCTTGTCACGTTACATTGCATAATATCGACAAGCCATCATGGTAAGTGCGACCTTACGACATATTTCTAATACTAAATTTACAGACTTGTAGTTTGACCTAAATTCAAAGGGATGACGAGGATAAGCAGGTGTTTCTGAGGAGATGTAGCTAACGGTATGTTAACATTATGTCGAGTTATACCTAATAGCAGAGCCTGCTGTTGCTGTGGAAGGAATATTTTTGATATCTTCCCTTACGGATAAGAAAGTAGGTTTTCACGTGGTTTCATAGCCTACATACCTGCTCGAAAAACTCCTAATCCTCCCCTTCATACC
This window of the Cheilinus undulatus linkage group 11, ASM1832078v1, whole genome shotgun sequence genome carries:
- the agmat gene encoding agmatinase, mitochondrial codes for the protein MFALFRNINLTRTVTPSSFRGTKADIFSPGTGKALILCSDSRSLCRSLTRECSGSRFNVPPSAEFVARVSGIPTMAKLPYQETADGLDAAFIGVPIDTGTSNRPGARFGPRQIRTESALLRAYNSGTRAAPYESVMVADIGDVNVNVYDLKDTCKRIREAYRKILATGCIPLTMGGDHTIAYPILQAVAEKHGPVGLIHVDAHADTSDVVLGEKIGHGTPFRRCVEEGLLDCKRVVQIGLRGTGYSPDSYEWSRAQGFRVVQVEECWFKSLAPLMAEVRTQMGSGPVYLSFDIDALDPGFAPGTGTPEIAGLTPIQGVEIIRGCRGLNLVGCDLVEVSPPYDTTGNTALTGANLLFEMLCVLPKTKYY